The genomic stretch AGGCGTTGCCGCCGACACCGGCGCCGACGGAGCGGCGCCCTCCATTGGAATTCCAAGACCTGACAACATCGCCTTACCGGCCCCTTGCCACAGGACGATGACAGGGCATGTTCCCGCTACGATCGCGGAGACGGCGGCATAGACGCTGGGGCAGGCGAGGATGCCGGAAACGCGGTCCGTCAGCAAACGTGACACTCTCTCCCGGATCGCCGTCGGGTCGGTAGGGGTAATCAAGATCGTCAGCGTGTAGCCCTCTGCCGCGAGAACTGTCTCAAGGCCGGGGATCAGGGCAATGACATCAGATTGGCTGACGACGGAAAGCAGGATTCCAATCTGCCGGCTCTTTTTTCCTTCCCCCTCTGCCATCTGAGATTTTCCATTTGAGATCCCGGCCGGCGGAACCGTCGGCCGGGTTGGCTTGCCCTTGCAAAGTGCAAAACGGCGGGTGGTCGGGTCGGATTGGTAGCCAAGCTGTCGGGCCACCGCAAGGACACGGGCCTGGGTGGCAGGGGAGATCCGGCGGCTGGCGGCCTTTCCGTTCATAACCAGCGAGACCGTTGATTCCGAGACTCCGGCGGCGGCCGCCACATTTAATAGCGTGATAGGGTTGCTCATGCTCAAGCTCTATAGCAGGGCTTGAGCATCAATGAAAGCGATAAGTCGCAGGTCGTGCTGATTCTTCACGTAACCGGCTCTTTTTTCAATCTCGCGACAAACATGCCGTTGCAGGGGCCTTCCCAGGGCATGATTTGGAGTTTGCCGGGGCAGGGCATCCGGTTCATCGGATTGGTGAAGGGGTCCAGTTGAAATTCCGGGGTGGTCGCCAGAAACTGCGTGACAATGGAGTCATTTTCGAGCGGGGTAAGGGTGCAGGTGGCATAGACGAGCACGCCCCCCTGTTTCACGCGGGACGCGCAAGCCCTGAGCAAGTGGCCCTGGATATCGGCCAGTTCAGCCACCCGTGCCGCGGTGAGTCGCCACCGGGCGTCCGGATTGCGATGCCACGTTCCAATCCCTGAGCAGGGCGCATCCAGGAGAATGCCGTCAAAGGGCTCCTGCGGCGGGGCCTCTTTCA from bacterium encodes the following:
- a CDS encoding LacI family DNA-binding transcriptional regulator codes for the protein MSNPITLLNVAAAAGVSESTVSLVMNGKAASRRISPATQARVLAVARQLGYQSDPTTRRFALCKGKPTRPTVPPAGISNGKSQMAEGEGKKSRQIGILLSVVSQSDVIALIPGLETVLAAEGYTLTILITPTDPTAIRERVSRLLTDRVSGILACPSVYAAVSAIVAGTCPVIVLWQGAGKAMLSGLGIPMEGAAPSAPVSAATPVIIPAQPMTPPKPVSIPVPTPVVLATPNDTAPTERRPPLFQEPEPPVLAPITEIIPPPATQQPSNPTTESPPAPETQQLDNSTTDSAPVAQLTRKGSHRQLELNLGPWQTAESEYA